In Arthrobacter sp. MN05-02, one genomic interval encodes:
- a CDS encoding NAD(P)-dependent oxidoreductase produces MTIVITGATGQLGRQVVEQLLARGVDPSTIVAGGRNEDALAALVADGVRTARVDYADPSTLDTAFAGAEKILLISSSEVGQRSVQHKAVIDAARKVGADLVYTSAPRASTSALILAPEHKATEALLEGSGLTYTVLRNNWYTENYDDTIRQAVSTGTILTSAGNGRVASATRRDYAEAAAVVLTSDEYAGEILELGGDQPWNFDELASTIAEVAGTPVTVTQVSTDEHVAALKGFGLDEGTAVFVAALDANIADGLLADSDGTLSRIIDRPTTPLKHYISEFLSE; encoded by the coding sequence ATGACCATCGTCATCACCGGAGCAACCGGTCAGCTCGGCCGCCAGGTCGTCGAGCAGCTGCTCGCACGCGGCGTGGACCCGTCGACCATCGTGGCTGGGGGCCGCAATGAGGACGCACTGGCGGCGTTGGTGGCCGACGGCGTCCGCACGGCGCGTGTCGACTACGCGGACCCGTCCACCCTCGACACCGCCTTCGCAGGCGCCGAGAAGATTCTTCTGATCTCCAGCAGCGAAGTAGGGCAGCGCTCCGTGCAGCACAAGGCCGTCATCGACGCCGCCCGCAAGGTGGGCGCGGATCTGGTGTACACGAGCGCGCCGAGAGCATCTACGTCGGCCCTCATCCTCGCTCCCGAACACAAGGCGACTGAGGCGCTCCTGGAAGGTTCCGGGCTCACCTACACGGTGCTGCGCAACAACTGGTACACCGAGAACTACGACGACACCATCCGTCAGGCGGTCTCGACCGGAACCATCCTCACCAGCGCCGGCAACGGCAGGGTCGCAAGTGCGACGCGCAGGGACTACGCCGAAGCCGCAGCCGTCGTCCTAACGTCCGACGAGTACGCCGGCGAGATCCTCGAACTCGGCGGAGACCAGCCCTGGAACTTCGACGAACTCGCTTCCACCATCGCTGAGGTCGCAGGCACTCCCGTGACCGTCACCCAGGTCTCCACCGACGAGCATGTCGCCGCCCTGAAAGGCTTCGGACTCGATGAGGGCACTGCAGTATTCGTCGCCGCGCTGGACGCGAACATCGCCGACGGTCTCCTTGCCGACAGCGACGGCACCCTGTCCCGCATCATCGATCGCCCCACCACGCCGCTGAAGCACTACATCAGCGAATTCCTGAGCGAGTAA
- a CDS encoding nitrilotriacetate monooxygenase → MTDKHMILGMALTDGYGVVKHAWRAPHVDPGNFANIEANIRYAQSAERGRFAFLFALDFPAVRADVDHTYIGNIMEPMMGLAAISQATSHIGLVATGSTTFQEPFNHARQFKALDVMSHGRAGWNAVTTSDPMAAANYGKPVAGRAERYQRAHESIQIVEALWGSWEKDAWIKDQQAGRFIDSSKLQPINLHGQHVGSRGPLGIPPSEQGQPVIFSSGGPSPHLLSIAGRHASVFIAEVWSIEQARAQRELVRRAAQDAGRDPDDIKYFAGLMTTIAPSVREGLDRRITYVGETLETQLPHLASLLGIPLDRNHLDRPLTPGQLSAARPSPMDPRSELALKIAQQGWSLRDVLANGAIDYHPVTVGPPSVHADHLQEWFEAGAVDGFWLMPDIYEDGLDAFVDDVVPLLVERGIYPAEYAGKTLRENLGVPEQYGPDPRVVASTQD, encoded by the coding sequence TTGACAGACAAACACATGATCCTCGGCATGGCGCTGACCGACGGATACGGAGTCGTGAAGCACGCATGGCGCGCCCCGCACGTCGATCCCGGGAACTTCGCGAATATCGAGGCGAACATCCGCTACGCACAGTCGGCCGAGCGCGGCAGGTTCGCTTTCCTTTTCGCCCTGGATTTTCCGGCAGTACGCGCGGACGTCGACCACACGTACATCGGTAACATCATGGAGCCAATGATGGGGCTGGCAGCCATCTCACAGGCCACCTCCCACATCGGCCTCGTGGCGACAGGTTCCACCACGTTTCAGGAACCGTTCAATCACGCCCGCCAGTTCAAGGCGCTGGACGTGATGAGTCACGGCCGCGCGGGCTGGAATGCCGTCACCACGAGCGACCCGATGGCCGCGGCGAACTACGGCAAACCCGTCGCCGGTCGCGCCGAACGCTACCAGCGTGCCCACGAATCCATCCAGATCGTGGAAGCACTGTGGGGTAGCTGGGAGAAGGACGCGTGGATCAAGGATCAGCAGGCCGGCCGCTTCATTGATTCATCGAAGCTACAGCCGATCAACCTGCACGGTCAGCACGTCGGGTCCCGGGGCCCACTGGGCATTCCGCCCTCGGAACAGGGACAGCCCGTCATCTTCTCCTCCGGCGGTCCGAGTCCTCACCTGCTCTCGATCGCCGGGCGCCACGCCAGTGTCTTCATCGCCGAAGTGTGGTCGATCGAGCAAGCCCGAGCCCAGCGCGAGCTCGTTCGCCGCGCAGCCCAGGACGCAGGCCGTGACCCGGACGATATCAAGTACTTCGCCGGTCTGATGACGACAATCGCCCCCAGCGTGCGCGAAGGCCTGGACCGCCGGATCACCTACGTCGGAGAGACGCTCGAGACGCAACTGCCTCACCTCGCGAGTCTTCTCGGGATCCCCTTGGACCGGAACCATCTCGACCGGCCTCTTACCCCCGGGCAGCTCTCGGCAGCCCGCCCATCACCGATGGACCCACGCTCCGAACTCGCCCTGAAGATCGCGCAGCAGGGATGGAGCCTCCGCGACGTCCTCGCCAATGGCGCCATCGACTACCACCCCGTCACGGTAGGACCACCGAGCGTGCACGCTGATCACCTGCAGGAGTGGTTCGAAGCAGGGGCCGTCGACGGCTTCTGGCTGATGCCGGACATCTATGAGGACGGCCTCGACGCCTTCGTCGATGACGTGGTGCCACTGCTGGTAGAACGCGGGATCTACCCGGCCGAGTACGCGGGCAAGACGCTGCGCGAAAACCTCGGCGTGCCCGAGCAGTACGGCCCGGACCCTCGGGTCGTAGCCAGCACACAGGACTGA
- a CDS encoding glyoxalase translates to MSAESSTPLVVPAVANPRAQEVATFGAVHLEVTDLGRSTAFWTDVIGLVLRSEQADEVQLGTATETLVTLHPGARTAFLQGHSGLYHLAIHPPTAADFARILLRLIRAGWQISPTDHIMSKAIYLLDPDGITVEITLETPERMLEFVFDDGGPYVVRRDGTRSSGREPLDVRLALQALPDDDTTLPVPEGTRIGHVHLYVGDLHAAYAFYQSFGFNQAVWAPRFHMGDLGGGGAFNHRIAVNTWQGIGAPQSPAGTARMRAFTLHLDTHQRLDHVLGTLRHEITETDGGYLLKDPSQNTILLSA, encoded by the coding sequence ATGTCTGCGGAATCATCCACCCCACTCGTCGTGCCCGCTGTGGCCAACCCGCGCGCGCAGGAAGTTGCGACTTTCGGAGCCGTTCACCTCGAAGTGACCGACCTCGGTCGATCAACCGCGTTCTGGACCGATGTGATCGGACTCGTGCTCCGCTCCGAGCAGGCCGATGAAGTGCAGCTGGGTACGGCCACCGAAACGCTGGTCACCCTGCATCCGGGCGCGAGGACCGCGTTCCTGCAGGGTCACAGCGGCCTTTACCACCTGGCGATCCACCCGCCGACGGCGGCCGATTTCGCCCGGATCCTGTTGCGCCTGATCCGGGCCGGCTGGCAGATCTCACCGACCGACCACATCATGTCCAAAGCGATCTACCTTCTGGACCCCGACGGGATCACCGTTGAGATCACGTTGGAAACTCCCGAGCGGATGCTCGAATTTGTCTTCGACGACGGCGGACCCTACGTCGTGCGCCGCGACGGAACCCGGTCCTCCGGCCGTGAACCCCTCGACGTCCGCCTCGCCCTCCAGGCGCTGCCCGATGACGACACCACTCTCCCCGTACCCGAAGGGACGCGTATCGGACACGTGCACCTCTACGTCGGTGACCTCCACGCCGCCTACGCCTTCTACCAGTCCTTCGGCTTCAACCAGGCCGTCTGGGCGCCGCGTTTCCACATGGGAGACCTCGGCGGGGGAGGTGCGTTCAACCACCGCATCGCCGTGAACACCTGGCAAGGCATCGGCGCCCCGCAGTCCCCGGCCGGCACAGCACGCATGCGCGCGTTCACACTCCACCTCGACACCCACCAGCGCCTCGACCACGTCCTTGGCACCCTCCGCCATGAGATCACCGAGACCGACGGCGGCTACCTCCTGAAAGACCCCTCGCAGAACACCATCCTCCTCAGCGCCTGA
- a CDS encoding membrane protein, which produces MSIFLSRLGRFSARHRLIVVGVWALIFITFSGVMAAGIINPKDTEAAEQSVSQTEASRTLERVNEEFPKVAGQTEAADTLQLVFEAPEGRTVTDPVTAAAITDMLTRAAELPGVSAVSNPLDPAAPYVSASQSLAVATLSYAELGDTADKTEKYDAALALRDDAPENLRVELGGNLLDTAAPHSGPGEVVGVLVAFVVLLLTFGSLRAAGSNLFIAAIGTGVGVLGVLAFGTIVPVGGNVIILASMLGLAVGIDYSLFILSRFRTELREGRTTIDAIARATGTAGTAVVFAGLTVLIALVGLSIVNITAITEMGLAAAFAVLIAVLMSLTLLPVFMRTMGRRALPRAERNLPEGTITAHPTTPRKGFLNSWAKTVVRRPILAILGGVLVLVVVAAPVLDLKTAYNIPGGADPESTERTAYNLVLDEFGGAQSPLIVFAEGAGIESQLPAIEEDLSTLAGVQQVIPGQINATGDAALLTVIPEGSPIDEQTKDLVNTIRNDTAVSGVNLDVTGEAVIYIDEDAQMNTALIQYLVVIVLLSLVLLTIMFRSILIPIVATLGFLLSVAASFGGSVAVFQWGWLDAIIPAPQGDPMLSLLPILLVGVLFGLAMDYQVFLVSRIQEMRGKGMDPKKAIVEGFTRSAPVLVAAGTIMAVVFAGFASSTMAIAASIAFGLVVGVIADVFIVRLILMPAMLSLLGNAAWWMPKWMDRIIPNIDIEGHALENKENEDDNDRVERSETDQLTTV; this is translated from the coding sequence ATGTCTATTTTTCTCTCCCGCCTAGGGCGCTTCAGTGCCCGGCACCGGCTGATAGTGGTTGGTGTGTGGGCCCTGATCTTCATCACGTTCTCCGGCGTCATGGCCGCTGGCATCATCAACCCGAAGGACACCGAGGCAGCTGAGCAGTCGGTGTCTCAGACTGAAGCTTCCCGCACCCTGGAAAGGGTGAACGAGGAATTCCCGAAGGTGGCGGGGCAGACTGAAGCCGCCGATACTCTGCAGCTGGTCTTTGAAGCACCAGAAGGACGCACTGTCACCGACCCGGTGACGGCTGCGGCGATCACGGACATGCTCACCCGGGCAGCGGAACTGCCAGGGGTGTCTGCGGTGTCGAACCCGCTGGACCCTGCAGCCCCCTACGTCTCGGCGAGTCAGAGTCTAGCAGTTGCCACGCTGAGCTACGCCGAGCTCGGTGACACAGCGGATAAGACGGAGAAGTACGACGCGGCCCTGGCGCTGCGCGATGACGCACCCGAGAACCTGCGGGTCGAGCTCGGTGGAAATCTCCTGGATACCGCGGCACCGCATTCGGGTCCGGGTGAGGTCGTCGGTGTCCTGGTGGCGTTCGTGGTCCTGCTGCTGACCTTCGGGTCGCTGCGCGCGGCCGGCTCGAACCTTTTCATCGCAGCGATCGGCACCGGCGTCGGAGTCCTTGGCGTCCTGGCATTCGGCACGATCGTCCCGGTCGGCGGGAACGTCATCATCCTGGCTTCCATGCTGGGCCTGGCGGTCGGTATCGACTACAGCCTGTTCATCCTCTCCCGCTTCCGCACCGAACTGCGCGAGGGCAGGACCACGATCGACGCTATCGCCCGTGCCACCGGCACCGCCGGCACCGCGGTCGTCTTCGCCGGCCTGACTGTCCTGATCGCCCTGGTCGGGCTGAGCATCGTGAACATCACCGCGATCACCGAAATGGGCTTGGCCGCGGCGTTCGCGGTCCTCATCGCCGTCCTGATGTCCCTGACGCTGCTGCCGGTCTTCATGCGCACCATGGGCCGGCGCGCCCTGCCCCGAGCCGAACGCAACCTCCCCGAGGGCACCATCACCGCTCACCCAACGACACCGCGCAAGGGCTTCCTCAACAGCTGGGCCAAAACGGTCGTGAGGCGCCCCATCCTCGCGATCCTCGGCGGTGTCCTGGTCCTGGTCGTCGTCGCAGCACCGGTCCTAGACCTGAAGACCGCGTACAACATTCCCGGGGGCGCCGACCCTGAGTCCACCGAACGCACCGCCTACAACCTGGTCCTCGACGAGTTCGGTGGCGCCCAGAGCCCCCTGATCGTCTTCGCCGAGGGCGCCGGCATCGAATCCCAGCTCCCCGCCATAGAGGAGGACCTCAGCACCCTGGCAGGTGTCCAGCAGGTCATCCCCGGCCAGATCAACGCGACCGGTGACGCCGCCCTGCTGACCGTCATCCCCGAAGGCAGCCCCATTGATGAGCAGACCAAGGACCTCGTCAACACCATCCGCAACGACACAGCCGTCTCCGGGGTCAACCTCGACGTCACCGGCGAAGCGGTCATTTACATCGACGAGGACGCCCAGATGAACACAGCGCTCATCCAGTACCTGGTGGTCATCGTCCTGCTGTCCCTGGTCCTGCTGACCATCATGTTCCGCTCCATCCTCATCCCGATCGTCGCTACTCTGGGCTTCCTGCTCTCCGTGGCCGCGTCGTTCGGCGGCAGCGTCGCGGTCTTCCAGTGGGGCTGGCTGGATGCGATCATCCCCGCACCTCAGGGGGACCCAATGCTGAGCCTGCTGCCGATCCTGCTCGTCGGAGTCCTGTTCGGCCTGGCCATGGACTACCAGGTGTTCCTGGTCTCCCGCATCCAGGAAATGCGAGGCAAGGGCATGGACCCCAAAAAGGCCATCGTCGAGGGCTTCACACGCTCCGCCCCGGTCCTCGTCGCGGCCGGCACCATCATGGCCGTCGTGTTCGCCGGTTTCGCCTCCAGCACCATGGCCATCGCCGCGTCCATCGCCTTCGGCCTGGTCGTCGGCGTCATCGCCGATGTCTTCATCGTCCGCCTGATCCTCATGCCCGCGATGCTCTCCCTCCTCGGGAACGCAGCGTGGTGGATGCCGAAGTGGATGGACCGCATCATCCCCAACATCGACATCGAAGGCCACGCCCTCGAGAACAAGGAGAACGAGGACGACAACGACCGGGTAGAACGCAGTGAGACTGATCAGCTCACGACCGTCTGA
- a CDS encoding carboxylesterase yields MKLPIGTRLRATAMSVVGTHLIKAPTVSLTTRNVPEAEVVQVPTRHGDVRCYITRPAPDAPLTAEGTAAPVTINIHGGGFVVGNPRQDDHLVRGIAGEVGTVVVNVDYSTAPRARFPQAIEECFDVLQWVAASGTAMNWDGNRIALAGGSAGANIALGVLTLTGRHDGPAVRAASLLVPAVDLTIAPEDHISPIDKPFVSASVREMVNVSYFRKGDDKADPLASPAFLDDAELAALPPLLVLTAENDTFTPSIDRFVTRARAAGATVHDRMFDGVDHDFYFLGTTPEATMVSLMDTIRDHLLTYLPHTEPVRP; encoded by the coding sequence GTGAAATTGCCTATCGGAACCCGCCTGCGGGCCACCGCCATGTCCGTGGTCGGAACGCATCTCATCAAAGCGCCCACCGTGTCACTGACCACCCGGAACGTGCCCGAGGCCGAGGTCGTGCAGGTCCCCACCCGCCACGGGGACGTGCGCTGCTACATCACCCGCCCCGCACCCGACGCGCCCCTGACCGCCGAAGGTACAGCAGCGCCGGTGACCATCAACATCCACGGGGGTGGTTTCGTCGTCGGTAACCCACGCCAGGATGACCACCTCGTGCGCGGCATCGCCGGTGAAGTCGGCACCGTCGTCGTGAACGTGGACTACAGCACCGCACCCCGGGCCAGATTCCCCCAGGCCATCGAGGAATGCTTCGACGTCCTCCAATGGGTCGCGGCATCCGGAACGGCGATGAACTGGGACGGGAACCGGATAGCCCTCGCGGGCGGCAGCGCCGGCGCGAACATCGCACTCGGCGTCCTGACCCTCACCGGTCGGCACGACGGGCCCGCCGTCCGCGCCGCGTCCCTCCTCGTTCCGGCCGTCGACCTGACCATTGCACCCGAGGATCACATCTCCCCGATCGACAAGCCCTTCGTCAGCGCCAGCGTGCGAGAGATGGTCAACGTCTCCTACTTCCGGAAGGGCGATGACAAAGCTGATCCCCTCGCCTCACCGGCATTCCTCGATGACGCTGAACTGGCTGCCCTCCCACCCCTGCTGGTTCTGACAGCCGAGAACGACACCTTCACACCCTCCATCGACCGGTTCGTCACCCGCGCGCGAGCCGCCGGTGCCACCGTCCACGACCGGATGTTCGACGGCGTCGACCACGACTTCTACTTCCTCGGCACTACCCCCGAGGCGACGATGGTCTCCCTCATGGATACCATCCGTGACCATTTGCTGACATACCTGCCGCACACCGAACCGGTCCGACCATGA
- a CDS encoding dinucleotide-binding protein encodes MTSITVIGTGNMGQAITALAEKGGNTVQSLGSKDTDQAVTGDIVVLAVPYAALSEIAATRGEELAGRTVVDITNPLNFQTGELAVAPDSSAAAELAAALPSSKVLKAFNTNFGPTLAMGTVGGSQTTTVLIAGDDTDAKTQLADVVTAGGLHAVDAGPLGRARELEGIGLLQISLAMGEKIGWTGGLALIK; translated from the coding sequence ATGACCAGCATCACCGTTATCGGCACCGGCAACATGGGCCAGGCCATCACCGCCCTCGCGGAGAAGGGCGGCAACACCGTCCAGTCCCTGGGCAGCAAAGACACCGACCAGGCCGTGACCGGCGACATCGTCGTCCTCGCCGTGCCCTACGCCGCCCTCTCCGAGATCGCCGCCACCCGCGGCGAGGAACTGGCCGGACGTACCGTCGTGGACATCACCAACCCACTGAACTTCCAGACCGGTGAACTCGCCGTTGCTCCGGATTCCTCCGCCGCCGCCGAACTCGCAGCAGCCCTGCCGTCCTCGAAGGTCCTCAAGGCCTTCAACACGAACTTCGGACCGACCCTCGCGATGGGCACCGTCGGCGGCAGCCAGACCACCACCGTCCTGATCGCAGGCGATGACACCGACGCCAAGACCCAGCTGGCCGACGTCGTCACCGCCGGCGGCCTCCACGCAGTCGACGCCGGCCCCCTCGGCCGCGCACGCGAACTCGAAGGCATCGGCCTGCTCCAGATCAGCCTCGCCATGGGCGAAAAGATCGGCTGGACCGGCGGCCTCGCCCTCATCAAGTAA
- a CDS encoding monooxygenase, producing the protein MPDSTRPLRKLGFLTIGLFDPNDPAAGHESTLQIIELGEQLGFDSAWLRHRHLQYGISSPIAVMAAASQRTSRIHLGTAVTPLGWENPLRLAEDLATVDLLAGGRINSGVSVGEPMQYDTVKHELYPDTADLEDFSYTRVERFARLIAGEPVREFSGKQGVVEEFSDRVEPHSPGLRRRLWYGAGSTRSALWAGANGFNLLSSSVIFPDTDQEPDFALVQQAQIRAYRKAAEDSTQPHGPARVSQGLVVIPTDSATPAQREKYQQYVDARLPRTRTPQGPRGMLFAPDLIGTSEQIAEQLHAHAGFQEVDEVAFALPFSFDHQDYVQILTDIATTLGPALGWSPAI; encoded by the coding sequence ATGCCCGACTCCACGCGTCCGCTCCGTAAGCTCGGTTTCCTCACGATCGGCCTGTTCGACCCGAACGACCCGGCCGCCGGCCATGAATCGACCCTGCAGATCATCGAACTCGGTGAGCAGCTCGGATTCGACAGCGCCTGGCTACGCCACCGCCACCTCCAGTACGGGATCTCCTCCCCGATCGCGGTCATGGCCGCCGCGAGCCAGCGCACCTCCCGCATCCACCTCGGCACCGCCGTGACCCCGCTGGGCTGGGAGAATCCTCTGCGCCTGGCCGAGGACCTCGCCACCGTCGACCTGCTCGCCGGCGGACGGATCAACTCCGGCGTGAGCGTGGGCGAACCGATGCAGTACGACACCGTCAAGCACGAGCTCTATCCGGACACCGCGGACCTCGAGGACTTCAGCTACACCCGTGTGGAACGCTTCGCACGCCTCATCGCGGGGGAACCTGTCCGGGAGTTCTCCGGCAAGCAAGGCGTCGTCGAGGAATTCTCGGACCGCGTCGAACCGCACTCCCCCGGACTGCGTCGACGTCTCTGGTACGGGGCCGGGAGCACCCGATCAGCGCTCTGGGCCGGAGCCAACGGCTTCAATTTGCTCTCCAGCAGCGTGATTTTCCCCGATACCGATCAGGAACCGGACTTCGCCCTCGTCCAGCAAGCCCAGATCCGGGCCTACCGCAAAGCCGCCGAAGACTCAACTCAACCACATGGACCGGCCCGGGTCTCTCAGGGCCTGGTCGTCATCCCCACCGACTCCGCAACACCGGCGCAGCGGGAGAAGTACCAGCAGTACGTCGACGCACGCCTGCCCCGCACGCGCACACCACAAGGACCGAGGGGCATGCTGTTCGCCCCCGACCTCATTGGCACCAGCGAACAGATCGCCGAGCAGCTCCACGCACACGCGGGCTTCCAGGAAGTCGACGAAGTCGCCTTCGCCCTGCCCTTCAGTTTCGACCACCAGGACTACGTCCAGATCCTCACCGACATCGCCACCACCCTCGGCCCCGCCCTCGGCTGGAGCCCCGCCATATAG
- a CDS encoding monooxygenase codes for MLNREPGLYSPAHVQPEPVGDLLLGAEAEEQVIDARAFRDTLGHYASGITVITGIDGQGPIGFTCQSFYSVSTTPPLISFSVMKTSTTYPRIQRAGAFAVNVLAHDQQNVSNQFAKSGTDKWAGIGWSRTAAGTPVLDNSVMWLDCEIWAEHDAGDHLIVLGRVKEMSPVDQRPNDPLLYYKGQYRRLNPDRAA; via the coding sequence ATGCTGAACCGCGAGCCCGGGCTGTATAGCCCGGCACATGTACAGCCCGAACCAGTCGGTGACCTGCTTCTCGGCGCGGAGGCGGAGGAACAGGTCATCGATGCTCGAGCTTTTCGGGACACCCTTGGTCACTACGCCTCCGGCATCACCGTGATCACGGGCATCGACGGGCAAGGGCCGATCGGTTTCACCTGTCAGTCCTTCTACAGTGTGTCGACCACGCCTCCACTGATCTCGTTCAGTGTCATGAAGACCTCAACCACTTATCCCCGTATTCAGCGGGCGGGAGCTTTCGCGGTCAACGTCCTGGCTCATGATCAGCAGAACGTCTCGAACCAGTTCGCGAAGTCGGGAACCGACAAGTGGGCGGGCATCGGATGGAGCAGGACAGCGGCGGGCACCCCGGTCCTGGACAACTCGGTGATGTGGCTCGACTGTGAGATCTGGGCCGAGCACGACGCCGGTGACCACCTCATCGTCCTGGGCAGGGTCAAGGAGATGAGCCCTGTCGACCAGCGCCCGAACGATCCGCTCCTGTACTACAAAGGCCAGTATCGCCGCCTGAACCCGGACAGGGCTGCCTGA
- a CDS encoding DNA-binding response regulator, translated as MTIRLILADDQALLRGTFRLLLDAVPDIEVVGEASNGEEAVELARTQRADIVLMDIRMPILDGIEATRRITANEDMAGVKILVLTTFETDELVMDALRAGASGFLGKGVEPAELINAIHTIAAGESLLSPHATAALIKQFLARPHQEPSSFLAGVADLTPRELEITALVGSGLSNIDIAEELYISPATAKTHLHRAMMKTGARDRAQLVVFAYQHGLVRPGQHR; from the coding sequence ATGACCATCCGCCTTATCCTCGCCGATGACCAGGCGCTCCTGCGCGGCACCTTCAGATTGCTGCTGGACGCGGTGCCGGACATCGAGGTTGTCGGCGAAGCATCGAACGGCGAGGAAGCCGTTGAACTAGCCCGCACCCAGAGGGCGGACATCGTCCTCATGGATATCCGGATGCCCATCCTCGACGGTATTGAAGCCACACGCCGCATCACCGCGAACGAGGACATGGCCGGAGTGAAGATCCTGGTCCTGACCACGTTCGAAACGGACGAACTGGTGATGGACGCCCTCCGAGCGGGAGCCAGCGGTTTCCTGGGCAAAGGCGTCGAACCGGCAGAGCTCATCAACGCCATCCACACCATAGCGGCAGGAGAATCGCTCCTCTCACCTCACGCGACAGCGGCGCTGATCAAACAATTCCTGGCCAGACCACACCAGGAGCCATCCTCGTTCCTTGCCGGCGTAGCTGACCTCACGCCGAGGGAACTCGAAATCACCGCCCTTGTCGGCAGCGGACTGTCCAACATCGACATCGCCGAGGAACTGTACATCAGCCCTGCTACCGCAAAGACGCATCTTCACCGGGCAATGATGAAGACCGGAGCCCGTGACCGGGCCCAACTGGTGGTCTTCGCCTACCAGCACGGACTTGTCAGGCCCGGACAGCACCGCTGA
- a CDS encoding TetR family transcriptional regulator, which yields MSSIETGERKPRADVVRNRASILDTAQRHFLASGVGTSLEAVAKEAGVGPATLYRHFPTREALLAGVLQSRSEELITRQTQIAQLADPDEALQQWLRALEDYFGAYSGLPEPLMRAAREREPENPLTLPCAELISTTEQYLDAAQRHGSVQSWVKGYDLFLAANSVAWIKGTGVDDEASLTALRRIMEGGYRRPDRTRSQEKPPAE from the coding sequence GTGAGTAGCATCGAGACCGGCGAACGAAAGCCGCGGGCAGACGTGGTGCGGAACCGGGCCAGCATCCTCGATACAGCCCAGCGCCACTTCCTGGCTTCCGGGGTGGGAACATCACTCGAGGCAGTGGCGAAAGAGGCAGGAGTGGGACCGGCGACTCTGTACCGGCACTTTCCCACTCGGGAGGCCCTGCTGGCGGGGGTACTGCAATCACGATCGGAGGAACTCATCACACGCCAGACACAGATCGCTCAACTGGCTGACCCCGACGAGGCCCTCCAGCAATGGCTCAGAGCGCTGGAGGACTACTTCGGGGCCTACAGCGGACTCCCCGAGCCGCTCATGCGCGCTGCTCGGGAGCGCGAACCGGAGAACCCACTCACCCTCCCCTGCGCGGAACTGATCAGTACGACCGAGCAGTACCTCGACGCCGCTCAGCGCCACGGCAGTGTTCAATCGTGGGTCAAGGGGTATGACTTGTTCCTGGCTGCGAACTCCGTGGCATGGATCAAAGGAACGGGAGTCGACGATGAGGCCTCGCTCACCGCACTCCGCAGAATTATGGAAGGTGGCTACCGCCGGCCCGATCGCACGCGTTCACAAGAGAAGCCCCCGGCGGAATGA